The stretch of DNA ATCTATATGGCCTAAGTGGGAATACAGATACAAGTAAAAATTTCAATTTAAAAGTTGCGTTGAGGGATTCTGCAATCGAGTCTACAGGAATGATTTTAAAGTTCTTTATGTTCAATAACTATGAATTTTGCGGAAGTAATAAATTTATTGAAGCTCAATATCTTGATATATCAAGTAAACATATATTCTTTAGTACATACTGGAACGAAATAAACGATATGATTGAGTACTGGAAGTATTCTGAAGTAAATATTCTAGGTGAAATTCACAACAAAATAACATTTGAGATTTCAGACAATGAATTTGAGTTGAATAATATCATTTCAAATGAAAGGTTTGTTAACTTGCGTGAAGGTTGGCAAATGAGTGCTGTGGGAAAAGTATTGAATAAGGAATCAGATTATGAATTGTCTGATCAGCTAGAAAAGTTAACGTATCTATTCTCTACGTTGTATTTCGGTACACCAACCTTGGAAGAAAAGGTGGAAAATATTAAACTTTCAAAATGGATTAAGGCATATCAATTACTCATTAATGAATGCAAAAGATTTCTTGCTACACATGCTAGAAGAAATGGATATAGAATTAAAAATTATTGCATTAGTAAAACAAAGAAAATGTGGAAAGAATTATATTTAAAAAATGGTTTTTCAAACATAGAATTTGAAAGTATTTTTAATATATTTACATTTAATAACAAATCGCAAGATATCTTGGATTGCCCGTTAATTAAAGTGGATGATCAGTTTGTACTAATACCTTCGCTAATGATATATGCTGACCCGGCAAGAGCACTTTCTTCAAACTTTTTAACCAGAAATAGTAAACTGAGTTTTAAGGGAAAAGGGTTTGAAGATAGATTGAAAGCTGGATTTAAAATAAATAAAATAAAATATTCACCTTTGTACAAAAGAGTAAACGATACTGAATATGAATGTGATGTGGCTTTTGTTATGGAGAATGATATATTTTTTGTCGAATGTAAAGCCCATGTTCAGCCATACACTACAAGACAACATGCTAATCATTTATTTAAACTCTATAAAGAGACAGCGCAAATTAATAGAATAGCTGACTTTTTCAGTAACAATCCTACTCTTATTAAAGAGCAATTAACTTTAGATAATGATTTTCAAATTGAAAATTATCATCGCATTTTAATAACAACTTCTATGATAGGTAGACCACTAGAGGTTAATGGAGTATACATAATTGATGAGTCTTCATTTAATATGTTTTTAAGTAGGACTCCTCCTTCATTGATGTTGATTAATGAAGGAGCTTTTAAACAGCACTTCACTCAAAAATTCGATGTATATCATGGCAGTATAACGGTAAATAAAATAATTGATTTTCTTAAATCACCTCCTCAAATAGAAATATTAAAGTCATTTTATTCAAAGCGGGTTATGAAACTTGATTTATTTGACATTTGTAGACATGCTAAAACAAATAAAACAGTTTATATGGGAAATGAAATTAACGATCTAGATGAAGATTTGCTTAATAAATATTATTCAGAGCAAATTCTACAATAAAAAAGTTAACAGTGTATTTGTCGAGCGAGGAATGGCTGATATGCTTGTTGTATGTAATTTGAGTAACGGGATTAAAAAATTATTTATTTCAGCGATAATTTAATTTATTTTAAATTAGAACAACTATACCAAAACAAAGAAGACCGACCCTCTAAGATCGGCTTTTCTCATCTGTAAAAGCTTGTTTTTTCAAGCAATAAAGCCTGATATAAAAGCAGTTTTCACCAAAAAAACATTCAAGAAAACATTTTTTAAAAACCTTGATTTCACTCGTCTTTCCATACTTCAACTTACCCTAAACAAACGAAAAACCCTTAAGTATTAAGGGTTTTTCTCTAAATTAAGCATGTAGATCTTTGAACCAGTTTAAACACTATACTTTAAAGAACTTTTCATCCTTACTAAGCTCTAGTACTTTACACTCTTCAATTAGAGCGGATTCGATTTTGTCGACCCTTTCTCTAAGAATAGGAACAATATACTGGCCATTGATATCTCTAGATAATTCAAATATTGTTCTCAATTGATTGATATGGGTATTCTCTAACTTATCATGTATTACAAATCTTGGAGAAACAATGCTCATTTCTTCTGCAAACTTTATATAAGCTAAATCAAAGGCTACAATTATGCCCTTTTTCATTCCGGTTCCTACATTCCCCTTAAATAAATCCAGCGAAACAGGGAATTTATTCTGTTCCTTCCATTTGCTATTGTATACAAATAAATATTTTTCACCATACAATTTTTCACAGTAATCCGAAAAATATACGTTAAACTTACCTATAATATCATTGATATTATTTGAATCCATCTGTTGGCTAATTTGTTTGATATCATTAGTCAAATTATCTTTTAAGGTTTCAGCACTTGTTAATATTTTTATAGTTTGGTTTATAGCACCTTTTTCTAGGACAAGTGCTTCTATTTTTTGGTTTATAGAATTCAACTCTTCAAGTAGTCCTTCATCAAGTAAATCAATTGTTAAGTTTTTATTCTGTTCTAACAGTGTATCTCTTCCGTATTCCAGTTCAGTATAGCGCTTTTCTTTGATTGTTAATTGATCCTTTACAAAATCTATTCTATTTTGAATCATCTTATTATGAAAAAGGAGTAAGTCTTCAAATGTTTTATTAACTGTGCCAATATAGGCTTTGGCTTCATTATAAATATAACTTATTTGACTATGATTTATATTGCTTTTTTCATTCTCTAATTTTTCTATATTTACAGTTATTTGTTTTATTTCAAATTGTAACATCTGCATTTCAGCTTCTACTTCATTAATTGAATTAATAATATTTCTTTTATTTTTCAATTCCTCCTTATAGGTCTCCATATAATCAAGGTTTTTTCTTTTTGTTGAAAGTTCTACTAAATCGCTATCTATAAGTTGTTTTCGTTGCTCTAAAATATCGAGCGAACTGATATTCTCGTCATGTTGTAAAAGTCTAATTTTTGTTTCTACTTCTTTTAGATTTGCTGAAAGAGTGTCTTTTTTACTGAGTAAATCATTTTTTATTATTCTAAAGAGGAACAGATAGATTGAATCATATGTATCGTTAGATGTTGTATTTCCAAGATATTTAATCATATTTTCAGAGGTTATATTATCAACTCTAACGAACTTAGGGATCAACTGTCTTAAAGTGGGGTTGTGCTCATCTAAATCAAACAATAAAAGCTTCAGTTTTCCCCAGAATTCTTCTTGGGTGAATTCAATGGAATCAATGATTCTTTTTCCTCTATTAAATAATTGTCTAACAATACTGCTTTTCTTTTTTTTATTCGGATCAACTAGAATTAACTCAGCTTCAACTTTATGCTCCATTAGGAATTCTCTTATTTCATGATTCTCACTTTTTGTGTCTACATCAAAATATAAACTTCTAACCGATTTAGCTCCAAGGCATAAGTCAATTATTTTAACAACTGTGGTTTTACCGACGTTATTACCGCTGTCTTTTGCTGAATCACTTGTGTTATCAACAATAAGACTTAACCCTTTATGATTGAAGGAAATATCCCTAATAATCTCAATTTCGGGTTTCGTTTTTCTTACGATTAGCCTATGAATTAGCATATTTTCACCTTATCTTGCTCAATATTTATTAGAGAAAGCATATATAACCAATCTAATGAATAATAAATAAAATCAATATACAGATTACTATCTATGATAGATTTAGTCTTTTCATAAAGCTCGTCAATAGATAAGGAGTCATGTTTTTTTAATAAATCTAAAATTATTCCACCAATGTAATACAGTGAATATTTCGGTTCTCTATCTATATTTATTATCATTTTCAAACCACCTGCGGTTTCTCCAATATCTTACATTCCACAAAAGCATAACAAATTATTCTCATTAGTGCTTCATCAATTTCTTCAACAAATAAATTATCATTTCTAGTAATTCGACTTTCTAAGTCCCTCTTGACAAAATCTAAAATTCTATCCGCATTTAATCTGACAATGTCCATTTCAGGTTGTGTACTCGCTCTATTTTCAAGTAAAATCCCACCTTTGCATTCTCTGTAAAGAACAGAAACGCTTCTTAAAACCTTACTTTTTATCCCTACATTGTTATTGTCAATTATATTAAATGCTTGCTCACAAATACTTCCATATAAGCTATATTCCCTAATTAACTCTTTATACTTTATGACATCATTGTATTTTATCTTTTCTTCAATGGTATAACTCATCAAGTCAATCGGATTCAATTTGTAAGACCGTTCCATGTCTTCATCATCAACATTTGCTAGTTCGGCTAACTTTTCAATTAAGGATGGAATTAAAGAAAAAGTACTGACGGTATTCTCTGGTTGTATGTATGTAATACCACCATACACATCCCCTGTCATAAGTCCGTTGTTTTCTCCTGTATTGGTAATTGTGAAATTGCGTTTTTTATCTATCACGCTTATCAATTCCTCCTGTGACAATACCAGCCATTACACCATTATTTTTTCCACTATTTTCAACATCAATTTTTCCACTATTTTTTATGTCGTGTTTTTGAAGATCAGAATTGATCTCGGTATTTTTGATTTGAGTTAATATTAGTCTCGCTTCATTTTTAGCTTTGATCGCAAATATTGTCGATATGATTGTTGCAATCATTGATGCGATACTGATAATCAACATAGTTATATCCATAGAGAATCCAGCTCCTTTTTCTACGTTCCTTTGATAAAAACTAGTTCAATAATACTAATAAACAGAAAGATCGACAAGAAAAAATTTACAATCGTATCTTTCCCAAGAGTATATTCATGGATTTTAAATCTATATTATAACTTTGCATTAACTATTTAATATATTATTAACCTAAGGAGAGGGAATGCTAGAATGTGTAGTGAGCAAAAAGAAGATATCATTAAGTTATTGGCTCAAATATTAAGAGATAAGCATGATAACGATGAAATTGGTAATTTACTAGATATTTTTCCAACTAGAGCAGAACTTATAAATGCATCTGAGCAACAATTAACATCTATAAAAGGTATTGGTAAAAAGTAAGCACTACAAATATACGCACTGATCCAATTAGCTAAATCTATCACCATCCAAGATCAAAAAAACTGTATTATTCGCACACCCCAAGATGTTTTTAAACTCCTCGAAGCAGAACTTTGTCATGAGCAAAAAGAACACTTCATCTGCCTCTTCCTCAACACTAAGAACAGCCTCATCTTCAAAGAAGTCATCTCCATAGGCTCTCTGAACGCCGCTATCGTCCATCCTAGAGAAGTATTCCATGCAGCCATAAGACGCTGTAGTGCCTCGCTCATATGCGCTCACAACCACCCGAGCGGAGACCCGGAGCCATCCATTGAGGACATTAATTTAACAAAACGACTCATAGCTGCTGGGGAAATCATAGGAATAGAAGTCCTTGATCATGTAATTATCGGCGGCAATCGCTTCTACAGTTTGAAAGAACATGGGCATTTCTAAAGTTCGCTAAACAGCTTTTATTGACAT from Paenibacillus sophorae encodes:
- a CDS encoding DUF2326 domain-containing protein — its product is MLIHRLIVRKTKPEIEIIRDISFNHKGLSLIVDNTSDSAKDSGNNVGKTTVVKIIDLCLGAKSVRSLYFDVDTKSENHEIREFLMEHKVEAELILVDPNKKKKSSIVRQLFNRGKRIIDSIEFTQEEFWGKLKLLLFDLDEHNPTLRQLIPKFVRVDNITSENMIKYLGNTTSNDTYDSIYLFLFRIIKNDLLSKKDTLSANLKEVETKIRLLQHDENISSLDILEQRKQLIDSDLVELSTKRKNLDYMETYKEELKNKRNIINSINEVEAEMQMLQFEIKQITVNIEKLENEKSNINHSQISYIYNEAKAYIGTVNKTFEDLLLFHNKMIQNRIDFVKDQLTIKEKRYTELEYGRDTLLEQNKNLTIDLLDEGLLEELNSINQKIEALVLEKGAINQTIKILTSAETLKDNLTNDIKQISQQMDSNNINDIIGKFNVYFSDYCEKLYGEKYLFVYNSKWKEQNKFPVSLDLFKGNVGTGMKKGIIVAFDLAYIKFAEEMSIVSPRFVIHDKLENTHINQLRTIFELSRDINGQYIVPILRERVDKIESALIEECKVLELSKDEKFFKV
- a CDS encoding ABC-three component system middle component 6, which translates into the protein MIINIDREPKYSLYYIGGIILDLLKKHDSLSIDELYEKTKSIIDSNLYIDFIYYSLDWLYMLSLINIEQDKVKIC
- the radC gene encoding RadC family protein; the encoded protein is MQDQKNCIIRTPQDVFKLLEAELCHEQKEHFICLFLNTKNSLIFKEVISIGSLNAAIVHPREVFHAAIRRCSASLICAHNHPSGDPEPSIEDINLTKRLIAAGEIIGIEVLDHVIIGGNRFYSLKEHGHF